In Sphingomonas psychrotolerans, the following proteins share a genomic window:
- a CDS encoding TonB-dependent receptor, with translation MAITATAEATRSTAASSSRGSNPSDLRLGRTRIEAGVAIDMPLASRRENVLRFVGDLSVNASLNVREVSGFGAMRDATFGMAWGPIEGVQMLATVRRSEAAPDMVQQSTPVTRVPNVPVFDYGNGRTELVTLIMGGNPDLAPERRLVGSLTLSVKPFAKRELRFSATYEATTIRNQTGTVYAITPQTEAVLPDLFIRDPAGRLASVAYRPINFGVERQRTLNLTVNATGKLGKAPPASLGAKGKAPALTNYYAGIGPSIKFSDRLQLRPGTPELDLLRGDTIRGWGMPRTYGYAYGGINHGGMDLTFNAWYQGPNRIRSADPAADLRFSSIFKLNTGAYISLGGLLPREKWARRLRIAFDVSIFTDAQQQVRDRNGIVPNRLQPDHLDPLGRTATITLRKLF, from the coding sequence GTGGCGATCACGGCAACAGCGGAAGCGACGCGGTCGACCGCAGCCTCCTCCTCACGCGGATCCAACCCATCCGATCTGCGGCTGGGCCGCACGCGCATCGAAGCGGGCGTCGCAATCGACATGCCGCTGGCATCAAGGCGCGAGAACGTACTGCGTTTCGTTGGCGACCTTTCGGTGAATGCTTCGCTCAATGTGCGCGAAGTCAGCGGATTCGGGGCGATGCGCGACGCGACGTTCGGCATGGCGTGGGGGCCCATAGAGGGCGTGCAGATGCTCGCCACCGTCAGGCGCAGCGAGGCCGCGCCCGATATGGTGCAGCAATCGACGCCCGTGACGCGCGTTCCAAACGTTCCGGTATTCGATTATGGAAACGGTCGCACCGAGCTCGTCACGCTGATTATGGGCGGTAATCCGGACCTCGCCCCCGAGCGCCGGCTCGTCGGTTCACTCACGCTTTCCGTCAAACCGTTCGCCAAACGCGAATTGCGTTTCTCCGCCACCTATGAAGCAACGACGATCCGCAACCAGACGGGCACGGTCTATGCGATCACGCCGCAGACCGAGGCTGTGTTGCCGGATCTGTTCATCCGCGATCCCGCCGGACGTCTGGCGTCGGTCGCGTACCGGCCGATCAACTTCGGAGTCGAGCGCCAGCGCACGCTGAACCTGACGGTGAACGCTACCGGGAAACTGGGCAAGGCGCCGCCCGCCTCCCTTGGCGCCAAAGGCAAGGCGCCCGCGCTGACCAACTATTATGCCGGCATCGGGCCCAGCATCAAATTCAGCGACCGGCTGCAGCTACGCCCGGGCACTCCCGAACTCGACCTGCTGCGCGGCGACACGATCCGAGGTTGGGGCATGCCGCGGACCTATGGCTACGCCTATGGCGGGATAAACCATGGCGGCATGGACCTGACATTCAATGCTTGGTATCAGGGGCCGAACCGGATACGCAGCGCCGACCCGGCGGCGGATCTGCGCTTCTCGTCGATCTTCAAGCTCAACACAGGCGCTTATATCAGTCTCGGCGGCCTGCTGCCGCGCGAGAAGTGGGCTCGCAGGTTGCGGATAGCATTCGACGTTAGCATTTTCACCGACGCGCAGCAGCAGGTGCGCGATCGCAACGGGATCGTCCCGAACCGCTTGCAGCCGGACCACCTTGATCCCCTCGGGCGGACCGCCACAATTACGCTGAGAAAATTGTTCTAG
- a CDS encoding response regulator, translated as MAMHLSLPSPSRCAGTPPTGHGAATRPATHLEGVDLDTPLLVVEDEAMIAWMVETMLEEMGFRSIAIAATGDQAIALAGSTPPGLIVTDINLGPGLDGIAAAAAIRAERPAPVIFITGYAGAEAYARIQGEVPGAALLRKPVLVVELRLAVTRALRPAS; from the coding sequence ATGGCGATGCACCTGAGCCTCCCCTCCCCATCGCGCTGCGCCGGCACACCTCCGACTGGTCATGGCGCGGCCACACGGCCGGCAACCCATCTCGAGGGAGTCGACCTGGATACTCCCCTGTTGGTCGTCGAAGATGAGGCGATGATCGCCTGGATGGTCGAGACGATGCTCGAGGAGATGGGATTCCGCTCGATCGCGATCGCCGCGACCGGCGACCAGGCGATTGCGCTCGCAGGATCGACACCGCCCGGCCTGATTGTCACCGATATCAATCTGGGGCCCGGCCTCGACGGGATTGCCGCGGCGGCGGCGATTCGGGCGGAGCGTCCCGCTCCGGTGATCTTCATCACCGGCTATGCAGGCGCGGAAGCCTATGCCCGCATTCAGGGCGAGGTGCCCGGCGCGGCGCTGCTACGCAAGCCGGTCTTGGTCGTGGAGCTGCGGTTGGCTGTCACACGCGCGCTGCGACCGGCAAGCTAG
- a CDS encoding sensor histidine kinase translates to MLKTALDAVIVMRLDGTIAGWNDVAERCFGWSFDEANGQRMSELIIPPRFRDAHECGLTHYLATGEGPVLDKHIEIHALHRDGRELPIELSITRTSQFGKPVFLGFLRDISDRREAARRQELLIGELNHRVKNLLGVVAAIAHQTARSSSTIADFETAFAGRLASMGKAHEILTAATWERAPLRRLVEELLAAYTQGDGERVTVSGPDVLLAPRHFLSISMILHELLTNAVKYGALSNTVGRIALSWTLDHQTLKLIWIESGVPNVSAPSRRGFGSRMIELAVSHELHGTAASEWRADGLALTLTFGIG, encoded by the coding sequence GTGCTTAAGACAGCGCTCGACGCGGTCATCGTCATGCGTCTCGACGGGACAATAGCCGGCTGGAACGATGTCGCCGAGCGCTGCTTCGGCTGGTCGTTCGACGAAGCGAACGGGCAGCGGATGAGCGAGCTGATCATTCCGCCGCGGTTCCGCGACGCGCACGAGTGCGGGCTGACGCATTATCTCGCGACCGGCGAGGGCCCGGTGCTCGACAAGCATATCGAGATTCATGCGCTGCATCGCGATGGGCGTGAGCTGCCGATCGAGCTGTCGATCACCCGGACCAGCCAGTTCGGCAAACCGGTATTCCTCGGCTTCCTGCGCGACATCAGCGATCGTCGGGAAGCCGCGCGTCGCCAGGAATTGCTGATCGGCGAGCTCAACCACCGCGTGAAGAACCTGCTCGGTGTCGTAGCCGCCATCGCCCATCAGACCGCACGCTCGTCGTCGACGATCGCGGACTTCGAAACGGCGTTCGCGGGACGCCTGGCCTCGATGGGCAAGGCGCACGAGATCCTGACCGCGGCGACATGGGAGCGCGCGCCGCTGCGCCGTCTGGTCGAGGAACTGCTCGCGGCCTACACGCAAGGGGATGGGGAGCGAGTGACGGTATCGGGTCCCGACGTCCTGCTGGCACCGCGCCATTTCCTCAGCATAAGTATGATCTTGCACGAGTTGCTGACCAACGCCGTGAAATATGGCGCGTTGTCCAACACAGTTGGCAGAATTGCGCTCAGCTGGACGCTGGACCATCAAACGCTCAAACTGATCTGGATCGAGAGCGGGGTCCCGAACGTCTCCGCGCCTAGCCGCCGCGGCTTCGGGTCACGCATGATCGAGCTTGCCGTATCGCACGAGCTTCACGGCACGGCGGCGAGCGAGTGGCGCGCGGACGGACTGGCGTTAACTCTAACATTCGGCATCGGATAA
- a CDS encoding carboxylesterase/lipase family protein encodes MTGTTRRAVLAGGVGMAAAGAVFGQTAEVRVACPAGRFIGERLDGGINRFLGIRYGRAARFQPPIAEAPSRDPVSAVKLGPVCPQRGKRGPQSEECLVLNVWTPDATPAARLPVMIYIHGGAYAFGSGGDPVCDGRHLAGRGVVVVTLNHRLNVLGYLYLARLSATFADSGNAGQLDLALALRWVRDNIGAFGGDPARVTAFGDSGGGGKVTTLLAMPAATGLIHHAATMSGQQVTVSGPLNATRRARAYLEKLGVSPSDLSPLTTLPVERLIEALDAEDPILGGSVHMGPVLDMRTLRRHPFWPNAHPAAVAVPMLSGNARDEMRGFSDPDGDFVRTMNWTNLATRIAAELPVDLPPEWIVAEYRRHLPAVSPADVYFLATTAGRSWRGQLEVAEARARAGAPVWLYQVDFVSRADPRQGAFHCIDVPLVFGTFDAAGAGTGTGPDVRTASRTIQDRFIAFARTGNPNFREVPHWPTYTSRKRATMIFELAGHVVDDPRRWQRELFAGAPYVQPGS; translated from the coding sequence ATGACCGGGACGACGCGGCGTGCCGTGCTGGCGGGAGGCGTCGGCATGGCCGCGGCGGGGGCGGTGTTCGGCCAGACCGCCGAGGTGCGAGTGGCGTGCCCCGCAGGCCGCTTCATTGGCGAACGGCTGGATGGTGGCATCAATCGCTTCCTCGGCATTCGCTACGGGCGCGCGGCGCGTTTCCAGCCGCCAATTGCCGAGGCGCCGAGCCGCGACCCGGTGTCCGCGGTGAAGCTGGGTCCCGTCTGCCCCCAACGCGGCAAGCGCGGGCCCCAATCGGAGGAATGCCTGGTCCTCAATGTCTGGACCCCCGATGCGACTCCCGCCGCACGCTTGCCGGTAATGATCTATATCCACGGCGGCGCCTATGCTTTCGGCAGCGGCGGAGACCCGGTATGCGACGGGCGCCATCTCGCCGGCCGCGGGGTCGTCGTCGTGACGCTCAATCACCGGCTGAACGTGCTCGGCTATCTCTATCTGGCGCGACTCTCTGCGACTTTTGCCGACAGCGGCAATGCCGGCCAGCTCGATCTCGCGCTGGCACTGCGCTGGGTGCGCGACAATATCGGCGCGTTCGGCGGCGATCCGGCGCGCGTGACTGCGTTTGGCGACTCGGGCGGCGGAGGCAAGGTGACGACATTGCTCGCGATGCCCGCCGCGACAGGCCTGATCCACCACGCCGCGACGATGAGCGGCCAGCAGGTCACCGTCTCCGGCCCGCTCAACGCCACACGGCGGGCGCGGGCTTATCTGGAGAAACTGGGGGTGAGTCCGAGCGATTTGTCGCCGCTCACGACTTTGCCGGTCGAACGGCTGATCGAAGCACTCGACGCCGAGGACCCGATCCTGGGCGGGTCGGTGCACATGGGCCCGGTGCTCGACATGCGCACGCTAAGGAGGCACCCGTTTTGGCCCAATGCGCACCCGGCGGCGGTCGCCGTTCCGATGCTTTCCGGCAACGCGCGCGACGAGATGCGGGGCTTCTCCGATCCCGACGGCGACTTCGTCCGCACGATGAACTGGACGAACCTGGCTACCCGCATCGCCGCCGAACTGCCGGTAGATCTACCCCCCGAATGGATCGTCGCCGAATACCGCCGCCACCTGCCGGCCGTGAGCCCCGCCGATGTCTATTTCCTGGCGACCACTGCAGGGCGCAGCTGGCGCGGACAGCTCGAAGTTGCCGAAGCACGCGCACGCGCGGGCGCGCCGGTGTGGTTGTACCAGGTCGACTTCGTATCGCGCGCTGATCCGCGCCAGGGCGCCTTCCATTGCATCGACGTACCGCTTGTTTTCGGCACCTTCGACGCTGCCGGCGCGGGCACCGGCACCGGCCCGGATGTCCGCACCGCGTCGCGCACTATTCAGGATCGCTTCATTGCATTTGCCAGAACCGGCAATCCGAACTTTCGCGAAGTACCGCATTGGCCCACCTACACCTCGCGCAAACGGGCAACGATGATCTTCGAACTCGCCGGTCACGTCGTGGACGACCCGCGCCGTTGGCAGCGCGAACTCTTTGCCGGCGCGCCCTATGTCCAGCCAGGAAGTTGA
- a CDS encoding LysR family transcriptional regulator → MAAAARTLNISPSAIAQQLSALERELGAPLIVRVGRTVRMTEQGGRILSQARQLLRDAADLKSIANDDALSGELHLGACTTPLMGMLPEILARVSARFPDITVHIESGNSAQLYAQVEAGNLDAAFVLEAPYLLPKTSDWMVLREEPLIVLAPARLAHRSPHDLLANEPLIRYDRNQWGGRHADEYLRKAGICPHERFELNALNAIAVMVDRGLGVSIVPDWSPPWPEGINIARLPLPTQEIGRRIGVVWSRSSIRMRLVNILLAEAVAATRPTALGLTP, encoded by the coding sequence ATGGCCGCCGCCGCGCGCACGCTCAACATCAGCCCCTCCGCGATTGCGCAGCAATTGAGCGCTTTGGAGCGCGAGCTTGGCGCACCGCTGATCGTGCGCGTCGGGCGGACGGTGCGGATGACCGAGCAGGGCGGGCGGATCCTCTCGCAAGCGCGCCAATTGCTGCGCGATGCCGCCGATCTCAAGAGCATCGCCAATGACGATGCGCTGAGTGGCGAGCTCCACCTGGGCGCGTGCACCACGCCGCTGATGGGCATGCTGCCCGAGATTCTGGCGCGAGTCAGCGCGCGCTTCCCCGACATCACCGTCCATATCGAATCGGGCAATTCCGCACAGCTCTATGCCCAGGTCGAGGCGGGCAATCTCGACGCCGCCTTCGTGCTCGAAGCGCCCTATCTGCTGCCCAAGACGAGCGACTGGATGGTACTGCGCGAAGAGCCCCTGATCGTACTCGCGCCCGCACGGCTGGCGCATCGCAGCCCGCACGACTTGCTCGCGAACGAACCCCTCATTCGCTACGATCGCAACCAATGGGGCGGGCGCCACGCCGACGAGTATCTCCGCAAGGCCGGGATCTGCCCGCACGAGCGCTTCGAGCTCAACGCGCTCAACGCAATCGCGGTGATGGTCGATCGCGGGCTGGGCGTGTCCATCGTCCCGGATTGGTCGCCGCCCTGGCCCGAGGGGATCAACATCGCCCGGCTGCCGCTGCCAACGCAGGAGATCGGCCGGCGGATCGGCGTAGTATGGTCGCGCAGCTCGATCCGGATGCGGCTGGTCAACATCCTGCTCGCCGAAGCGGTGGCGGCAACCCGACCCACCGCGCTGGGTCTGACGCCATGA
- a CDS encoding sodium:solute symporter, with product MIWTVRRLIALFAILLATWTTPAFANEGVTAVKTRSLPALAGLPGEGQPILVALDGRPVVIRGGVAAMLRADSSAWERLDAGEFQQLLGAVSDGRRSAALIGTAKGIESVAVIAREGATLRARPLPPLPLALAGVQGAWLADALVVAGMDAAGQPRILRVPTAGGAWTALPVWPGAGAPVALAARGPALFLTLRGASGDRQLQWTSKEGWVERTPAPGAVVAGSSRAIGQAYLLYLVGSGEGAEWLSYSAITDAWAPLGHKVATGTAAVAFGNGIMTLRAEGDRLTAAIAELELQRRPLGWLDWSIIGTYLAGMLGIGFYFWARSRMGSTSEFFLGSRTIPFWAAGISMFATNTSSISYLAVPAKAFDTDWQYLMSKIVTVFALVAVAFWVIPLFRRLNLVSVFAYLETRFHPAIRMLSSAMAILMHVGGRMGIVLFLPALAIGTITGANVVLCILVIGLCTIVYTALGGMKAVVWTDVFQVVVLMAGAIFAIGFIVHSVGVGQIIDTAAQFDKTKLVNVSFDFTTPTIWGFIILYTFDTILTFPKDQVLMQRVLSTSSEKQASRSVWFFAAILLPAGLLFYVIGTTLFVYYRANPGRLDPLLPVDAVFPSFIGTELPHGVTGIIIAGLFAAAMGTLSGTINSVATLLSVDFYEKLRREPPTQKQSVRFAEWMTVLVGLVGVAIAVVLSRLDIHSLLDLTIELFGLLGGSCAGAYTLGMFTTRANWQGTAIGILGASGITMVTWIFGLVHSYFYLAIAIVMSIVIGYIASLFFPPPGRAQIDGLTVFTGGGRKGRPDIEREGLA from the coding sequence ATGATCTGGACCGTCCGGCGGCTGATTGCGCTGTTCGCGATCCTGCTCGCGACCTGGACCACACCCGCTTTCGCGAACGAAGGCGTCACTGCGGTCAAGACGCGTTCGCTGCCCGCGCTAGCCGGGCTTCCCGGTGAAGGTCAGCCGATCCTGGTGGCACTCGACGGCAGGCCCGTGGTCATTCGCGGGGGCGTCGCGGCGATGCTGCGCGCCGACAGCTCGGCCTGGGAGCGCCTGGACGCGGGCGAGTTTCAGCAACTCCTCGGCGCTGTCAGCGATGGCCGGCGCAGCGCGGCGCTCATCGGCACGGCCAAAGGGATCGAGAGCGTCGCCGTGATCGCGCGTGAAGGCGCAACGCTGCGGGCGCGACCCTTGCCTCCTCTCCCGCTGGCGCTGGCCGGGGTGCAGGGCGCCTGGCTGGCCGATGCCCTGGTCGTCGCCGGCATGGATGCTGCGGGGCAGCCCAGGATACTGCGCGTGCCCACAGCCGGAGGCGCCTGGACCGCCCTCCCCGTCTGGCCGGGCGCCGGCGCGCCGGTCGCGCTCGCCGCACGCGGGCCGGCGCTGTTCCTGACGCTGCGTGGCGCGTCGGGCGACCGTCAGCTGCAATGGACGAGCAAGGAAGGCTGGGTCGAGCGCACGCCCGCCCCCGGCGCAGTCGTCGCCGGATCGTCGCGGGCGATCGGGCAGGCGTATCTCCTCTATCTTGTCGGTTCGGGAGAGGGCGCGGAATGGCTCAGCTACAGCGCCATCACCGATGCCTGGGCCCCGCTGGGCCACAAAGTGGCGACGGGGACCGCGGCGGTCGCGTTCGGCAACGGCATCATGACATTGCGGGCCGAGGGCGACCGCCTGACCGCCGCGATCGCCGAGCTCGAGCTCCAGCGTCGCCCGCTCGGCTGGCTCGATTGGTCGATCATCGGCACCTACCTCGCCGGAATGCTGGGGATCGGCTTCTATTTCTGGGCGCGCTCGCGGATGGGATCGACCAGCGAATTCTTCCTCGGATCGCGAACGATTCCGTTCTGGGCCGCGGGCATCAGCATGTTCGCCACCAACACCAGCTCGATCAGCTATCTCGCCGTGCCGGCCAAGGCTTTCGATACCGACTGGCAATATCTGATGTCGAAGATCGTGACGGTGTTCGCGTTGGTCGCGGTCGCTTTCTGGGTCATCCCCTTGTTCCGGCGGCTCAACCTGGTGTCGGTCTTCGCTTATCTCGAGACGCGCTTTCATCCCGCCATCCGCATGCTCTCGTCGGCGATGGCGATCCTGATGCACGTCGGCGGCCGGATGGGGATCGTGCTTTTCCTGCCGGCGCTGGCGATCGGCACGATCACCGGCGCCAATGTCGTCCTTTGCATCCTGGTCATCGGACTATGCACGATCGTCTACACCGCGCTGGGCGGCATGAAGGCAGTCGTCTGGACCGATGTGTTCCAGGTGGTGGTGCTGATGGCGGGTGCGATCTTCGCGATCGGCTTCATCGTCCATTCGGTGGGCGTGGGCCAGATCATCGATACGGCGGCGCAGTTCGACAAGACCAAGCTGGTCAACGTCAGCTTCGATTTCACGACGCCGACGATATGGGGCTTCATCATCCTCTACACCTTCGACACGATCCTCACCTTCCCCAAGGATCAGGTGCTGATGCAGCGCGTGCTGTCGACCTCGTCGGAAAAGCAGGCGAGCCGCTCGGTCTGGTTCTTCGCCGCGATCCTGCTCCCCGCCGGGCTGTTGTTCTACGTGATCGGCACCACCCTGTTCGTCTATTATCGCGCGAACCCAGGCCGGCTCGACCCGTTGCTTCCAGTGGACGCGGTGTTCCCCAGCTTCATCGGCACTGAACTGCCGCACGGCGTGACGGGCATCATCATCGCCGGGCTTTTCGCTGCCGCAATGGGGACACTCAGCGGCACGATCAACTCGGTCGCCACCCTGCTGTCAGTGGACTTCTATGAGAAACTTCGCCGCGAACCGCCCACGCAGAAGCAGTCCGTGCGCTTCGCCGAGTGGATGACCGTGCTGGTCGGCCTGGTCGGCGTCGCGATCGCGGTGGTCCTGTCGCGGCTCGACATCCATTCCTTGCTCGATCTGACGATCGAATTGTTCGGCCTGTTGGGGGGCAGTTGCGCCGGGGCCTATACGCTCGGCATGTTCACCACGCGCGCCAATTGGCAGGGGACCGCGATCGGCATTCTCGGCGCATCGGGGATCACCATGGTCACGTGGATCTTCGGGCTGGTCCACTCCTATTTCTACCTCGCGATCGCGATCGTGATGTCGATCGTGATCGGCTATATCGCCAGCCTGTTCTTCCCGCCCCCCGGTCGCGCCCAGATCGACGGGCTGACGGTCTTCACCGGCGGCGGCAGGAAGGGCCGGCCAGATATCGAACGGGAGGGCCTGGCATAG
- a CDS encoding HpcH/HpaI aldolase/citrate lyase family protein has protein sequence MRSKLFVPATRADFFAKALASDADAIAFDLEDAVPEDAKASARTQLGEFLASDVAGATSKVIIVRVNAPDTAHFNEDVASVLRGRIDLINLPKCDDGAAVRAAAERMAAAAEAPPKLLVNIETPRGLARAAEIASAHPMVVGLQVGLNDLFASLGIERRRQEHVHAALWSIRLAAGEAGCFAYDGAWPDLGDEQGYRTEAELARSLGYLGKSCVHPKQIAIANAVFGLDQATLDRARRIVAAARAAELDGRGAFTLDGEMIDRPAIQQAETMLAAAGPGQEP, from the coding sequence GTGCGCAGTAAGTTGTTCGTCCCGGCCACGCGCGCCGATTTCTTCGCCAAGGCCTTGGCGAGCGATGCCGATGCGATTGCGTTCGACCTCGAAGATGCCGTGCCTGAGGACGCCAAGGCTTCGGCACGCACGCAGCTCGGCGAGTTCCTGGCGAGCGACGTGGCGGGCGCGACCTCCAAGGTGATCATCGTCCGGGTCAATGCGCCGGACACCGCGCATTTCAACGAGGACGTCGCCAGCGTGCTGCGCGGCCGGATCGACCTGATCAACCTGCCCAAATGCGACGATGGCGCCGCCGTACGCGCGGCCGCGGAACGCATGGCCGCGGCCGCCGAAGCTCCTCCGAAATTGCTCGTCAACATCGAGACCCCGCGCGGGCTGGCACGCGCCGCCGAGATCGCGAGCGCGCATCCCATGGTGGTCGGGTTGCAGGTGGGGTTGAACGATCTGTTCGCATCGCTGGGCATCGAGCGGCGGCGGCAGGAGCATGTCCACGCCGCTCTATGGTCGATTCGCCTGGCCGCGGGCGAAGCCGGGTGCTTCGCCTATGACGGCGCCTGGCCCGATCTGGGCGACGAGCAAGGCTATCGCACGGAGGCGGAGCTGGCGCGCAGCCTGGGCTATCTGGGCAAGAGCTGCGTGCATCCGAAGCAGATCGCCATCGCCAATGCCGTGTTCGGCCTGGACCAGGCAACGCTCGATCGCGCGCGCCGGATCGTCGCGGCGGCGCGTGCCGCGGAATTGGACGGGCGCGGCGCATTCACGCTCGATGGCGAGATGATCGATCGGCCCGCGATCCAGCAGGCCGAGACAATGCTAGCAGCGGCCGGACCGGGGCAAGAACCATGA
- a CDS encoding TonB-dependent receptor: MGNLVRVALGTLMLSAAWDGALAQQAGPQPADPTTVQDAATADDDEGDRQDERTIIVTGSRTPKEVDKIPGAVTVVSPADVQRSLAITEDQTAVLSKNVPSYSESNQTGNTLGQTLRGRIALYLFDGIPQSTPLRDGSRNATFTDLAVVERIEVIGGASAAEGIGAAGGVINYISKRATRDGLHINGGGRFGTQFEDDSEGWKVQGDVAYKDGGFDVFAAAAYLDRGIAYDAKGRRIGLSSSFSLADTKQMNFFAKVGMNFGASDAQRLELTGSYFRLEGKNNYHYVPGSRASGLPDTSEPGPQLVNGQDVLRQEFNDFKQTALNYSHSNLFGGSLIATAYYAKQAMRFAGENGVDRQDPLIAPLGTLVDQSEINSEKYGLRTSYTRPDFLFDGFELRFGFDAVHDTTDQKLALTNRVWVPPLKYTSYAPYLQLSYDVGPVTLTGGVRHEDGRIKVDDYTTTYFRNRAAVTGGTLKYTNDLLNGGIVIRPGAGFSFFGAYTEGFTLPNIGIPLRNISVPGQSVDGITDLQAVIFENKEIGANWRGRWGSFGASYYRSFSPLGSSFAVDPVTLDFILQRRPVRIEGVEATAEIRPMSQLRFNALYSHLKGFTTRANNVVEPVDVELGIVNISPDKVNLTATWLPTPNASISLGMDHLMARTTNQGERTTGRTLFDLNVKYRAKGVGELSLGVENLFNKYYFLAFSQIDFFQNYFAGRGRVVSLSLRSDF, translated from the coding sequence ATGGGAAATTTGGTGCGCGTCGCGCTGGGGACCTTGATGCTGTCGGCGGCATGGGACGGGGCGCTGGCCCAGCAGGCCGGGCCGCAGCCCGCCGATCCGACGACGGTTCAGGACGCGGCTACCGCCGACGACGACGAGGGAGATCGGCAAGACGAGCGCACCATCATCGTCACCGGCAGCCGTACGCCAAAGGAAGTCGACAAGATTCCCGGCGCGGTCACGGTAGTCTCGCCGGCCGACGTTCAGCGATCGCTAGCCATTACCGAAGACCAGACTGCGGTGCTGTCGAAAAACGTGCCGAGCTATTCGGAATCGAACCAGACGGGCAACACATTGGGCCAGACGCTGCGCGGCCGGATCGCGCTCTATCTGTTCGACGGTATCCCGCAGTCGACCCCGCTGCGGGACGGCAGCCGCAATGCGACTTTCACCGATCTGGCGGTTGTGGAGCGTATCGAAGTGATCGGCGGCGCCTCCGCGGCGGAAGGCATCGGCGCGGCCGGCGGCGTCATCAACTATATTTCCAAGCGCGCGACGCGGGATGGCCTGCATATCAACGGCGGCGGCCGGTTCGGCACCCAGTTCGAAGACGACAGTGAAGGCTGGAAAGTCCAGGGCGACGTCGCGTATAAGGACGGCGGGTTCGACGTGTTTGCGGCCGCGGCCTATCTCGACCGCGGCATAGCTTATGACGCGAAGGGCCGGCGCATCGGTCTTTCCTCGTCATTCTCGCTGGCCGATACCAAGCAGATGAATTTCTTCGCCAAGGTCGGCATGAATTTCGGCGCCAGCGACGCGCAGCGGCTCGAACTGACCGGCAGCTATTTCAGGCTCGAGGGCAAGAACAATTACCATTATGTCCCCGGCAGCCGCGCATCGGGCCTTCCCGACACGTCCGAACCCGGCCCGCAGCTCGTCAACGGACAAGACGTCCTCCGCCAGGAATTCAACGACTTCAAACAGACGGCGCTGAACTACAGCCACTCCAATCTGTTCGGAGGTAGTCTGATCGCCACCGCGTACTACGCCAAACAGGCAATGCGGTTCGCGGGCGAAAACGGCGTCGATCGGCAGGATCCATTGATCGCGCCGCTCGGCACTCTGGTCGATCAGTCGGAGATCAATTCGGAGAAATACGGGCTGCGGACATCCTATACGCGACCGGATTTCCTGTTCGATGGATTCGAATTGCGCTTCGGCTTCGATGCGGTGCACGACACGACGGATCAAAAGCTCGCGCTGACCAATCGCGTTTGGGTGCCGCCGCTGAAATACACCAGCTACGCACCCTATCTGCAGCTATCCTATGACGTGGGCCCGGTGACCCTGACGGGCGGCGTCCGGCATGAGGATGGCCGCATCAAGGTCGACGATTATACCACAACCTACTTCCGCAACCGCGCCGCCGTCACTGGCGGGACGCTGAAGTACACGAACGATCTGCTCAACGGCGGCATCGTCATCCGGCCGGGCGCCGGCTTCTCGTTCTTCGGCGCGTACACCGAGGGCTTCACTTTGCCCAATATCGGTATCCCGCTGCGCAACATCAGCGTGCCCGGTCAAAGCGTGGATGGCATCACCGATCTGCAGGCCGTCATCTTCGAGAACAAGGAAATCGGCGCGAACTGGCGCGGCCGCTGGGGCAGCTTCGGGGCCTCTTATTATCGTTCATTCTCACCGCTCGGCTCGAGCTTTGCAGTCGATCCGGTCACCCTCGACTTCATTCTTCAGCGGCGGCCCGTGCGCATCGAGGGCGTCGAGGCGACTGCGGAGATCCGGCCGATGTCGCAGCTTCGCTTCAATGCGCTCTACAGCCATCTGAAGGGCTTCACGACCCGCGCCAACAACGTCGTCGAGCCGGTCGATGTGGAACTCGGCATCGTCAACATCTCGCCCGACAAGGTCAATTTGACAGCCACCTGGTTACCCACCCCGAATGCGTCGATCTCACTTGGGATGGACCACTTGATGGCCCGCACCACCAATCAGGGCGAGCGAACCACCGGGCGCACCCTGTTCGACCTGAACGTCAAATATCGGGCTAAGGGCGTGGGCGAATTGTCGTTGGGCGTGGAGAATCTGTTCAACAAATATTATTTCCTCGCCTTCTCGCAGATCGACTTCTTCCAGAATTACTTCGCCGGTCGTGGCCGGGTAGTATCGCTCAGCCTGCGCAGCGATTTCTGA